One Vigna unguiculata cultivar IT97K-499-35 chromosome 11, ASM411807v1, whole genome shotgun sequence DNA window includes the following coding sequences:
- the LOC114168924 gene encoding porphobilinogen deaminase, chloroplastic isoform X1, translating to METLCSAVVFPSFKIRTSQFSKCGSIRASLAIEQQTSQTKVALLRIGTRGSPLALAQAFETRDKLMASHPELAEEGAIQIVIIKTTGDKILSQPLADIGGKGLFTKEIDEALINGDIDIAVHSMKDVPTYLPDKTILPCNLPREDVRDAFISLNAASLADLPSGSIVGTASLRRKSQILHKYPSLNVEENFRGNVQTRLRKLSEGVVQATLLALAGLKRLNMTENVTSILSIDDMLPAVAQGAIGIACRSNDDKMAEYLASLNHAETKLAVSCERSFLETLEGSCRTPIAGYASRNVDGNCLFRGLVASPDGTSVLETSRVGPYVAEDMILMGKDAGEELLSRAGPGFFSS from the exons ATGGAGACCCTTTGTTCTGCTGTGGTGTTCCCATCTTTCAAAATCAGAACTTCACAGTTTTCCAAATGTGGCAGCATCAGGGCTTCTCTTGCCATTGAACAACAAACTTCACAGACTAAGGTTGCTCTCCTAAGAATTGGCACCAGAGGAAG CCCACTAGCTCTGGCTCAAGCATTCGAGACCAGAGACAAGCTCATGGCTTCACATCCTGAGCTAGCAGAAGAAGGGGCTATTCAGattgtaataataaaaacaactgGTGATAAAATACTGTCACAACCACTTGCAGACATTGGTGGGAAGGGCCTTTTCACAAAAGAAATAGATGAGGCACTCATAAATGGTGACATTGACATTGCTGTTCACTCAATGAAAGATGTTCCTACTTACTTACCTGATAAAACAATTCTACCATGTAATCTTCCACGTGAGGATGTTAGAGATGCATTTATATCCTTGAATGCAGCTTCACTGGCTGACCTACCCTCTGGAAGTATTGTCGGTACTGCTTCACTCAGAAGGAAGTCACAGATACTCCACAAATATCCTTCACTAAAT GTGGAAGAAAATTTCCGAGGCAATGTCCAAACAAGACTGAGAAAACTCAGTGAGGGTGTTGTCCAAGCTACCCTATTGGCATTAGCTGGTCTCAAACGATTAAACATGACAGAAAATGTGACTTCAATCCTATCAATTGATGATATGCTACCAGCTGTTGCCCAAGGTGCAATTGGAATAGCCTGTAGAAGTAATGATGATAAAATG GCAGAATACCTCGCTTCACTGAATCATGCAGAAACAAAACTAGCAGTTTCCTGTGAAAGATCCTTCCTTGAAACATTAGAAGGGTCTTGCCGCACTCCTATTGCAGGCTATGCTAGCAGAAACGTGGATGGAAATTGCTTGTTTAGAGGATTAGTTGCTTCCCCTGATGGAACCAGTG TGCTTGAAACTTCCAGAGTTGGTCCATATGTTGCTGAAGATATGATTCTGATGGGTAAAGATGCTGGGGAGGAGCTTCTTTCTCGTGCTGGACCAGGCTTTTTCAGTAGCTAG
- the LOC114168924 gene encoding porphobilinogen deaminase, chloroplastic isoform X2 gives MASHPELAEEGAIQIVIIKTTGDKILSQPLADIGGKGLFTKEIDEALINGDIDIAVHSMKDVPTYLPDKTILPCNLPREDVRDAFISLNAASLADLPSGSIVGTASLRRKSQILHKYPSLNVEENFRGNVQTRLRKLSEGVVQATLLALAGLKRLNMTENVTSILSIDDMLPAVAQGAIGIACRSNDDKMAEYLASLNHAETKLAVSCERSFLETLEGSCRTPIAGYASRNVDGNCLFRGLVASPDGTSVLETSRVGPYVAEDMILMGKDAGEELLSRAGPGFFSS, from the exons ATGGCTTCACATCCTGAGCTAGCAGAAGAAGGGGCTATTCAGattgtaataataaaaacaactgGTGATAAAATACTGTCACAACCACTTGCAGACATTGGTGGGAAGGGCCTTTTCACAAAAGAAATAGATGAGGCACTCATAAATGGTGACATTGACATTGCTGTTCACTCAATGAAAGATGTTCCTACTTACTTACCTGATAAAACAATTCTACCATGTAATCTTCCACGTGAGGATGTTAGAGATGCATTTATATCCTTGAATGCAGCTTCACTGGCTGACCTACCCTCTGGAAGTATTGTCGGTACTGCTTCACTCAGAAGGAAGTCACAGATACTCCACAAATATCCTTCACTAAAT GTGGAAGAAAATTTCCGAGGCAATGTCCAAACAAGACTGAGAAAACTCAGTGAGGGTGTTGTCCAAGCTACCCTATTGGCATTAGCTGGTCTCAAACGATTAAACATGACAGAAAATGTGACTTCAATCCTATCAATTGATGATATGCTACCAGCTGTTGCCCAAGGTGCAATTGGAATAGCCTGTAGAAGTAATGATGATAAAATG GCAGAATACCTCGCTTCACTGAATCATGCAGAAACAAAACTAGCAGTTTCCTGTGAAAGATCCTTCCTTGAAACATTAGAAGGGTCTTGCCGCACTCCTATTGCAGGCTATGCTAGCAGAAACGTGGATGGAAATTGCTTGTTTAGAGGATTAGTTGCTTCCCCTGATGGAACCAGTG TGCTTGAAACTTCCAGAGTTGGTCCATATGTTGCTGAAGATATGATTCTGATGGGTAAAGATGCTGGGGAGGAGCTTCTTTCTCGTGCTGGACCAGGCTTTTTCAGTAGCTAG